One window of Methanosphaera sp. genomic DNA carries:
- a CDS encoding flavodoxin, with protein sequence MTDLVVYYSRTQQTEIVAQTISDELGAKLIEVKDQKNRDGSIMYMKAAVDAMRNADTDIKYDDVNLADYETIYIGGPVWASKPTPAVRKFIAENDFTDCNVITFATMMSSGDKPTLDIMNSEIKAKGGNILRSFAIATKDTDVKKLTLDALRK encoded by the coding sequence ATGACAGACTTAGTAGTTTATTATTCAAGAACACAACAAACAGAAATTGTAGCACAAACAATATCTGATGAACTTGGTGCAAAACTCATAGAAGTTAAAGATCAAAAAAATAGGGATGGATCTATAATGTATATGAAAGCAGCAGTAGATGCAATGAGAAATGCAGATACAGATATTAAATATGATGATGTAAATCTAGCAGACTACGAGACAATCTACATTGGAGGTCCTGTATGGGCATCAAAACCTACACCTGCTGTGCGAAAATTTATAGCAGAAAATGATTTTACAGATTGTAATGTTATAACATTTGCAACAATGATGTCAAGTGGAGATAAGCCAACACTTGATATTATGAATTCTGAAATTAAGGCAAAAGGTGGAAATATTCTCAGATCATTTGCTATTGCAACAAAAGATACTGATGTTAAAAAATTAACACTTGATGCACTAAGAAAATAA
- the argC gene encoding N-acetyl-gamma-glutamyl-phosphate reductase, translated as MSKIDVAIIGASGYTGGELMRLLINHPKVNIKYVTSRKNEGVDVSALHPNLEDVDLQFSNPEPTQVDADVVFSALPHGASMKLVPQFLDNGSKVIDLSGDFRFSDPKVYEKWYNIEHIHPELEAVFGLPEINRELIKDADLIANPGCFPTGAILSSLPIVENELVDRIVIDSKTGVSGAGVNPSQTTHYPVCADNIKPYAIASHRHTPEIREQLHNFGSGDVKVSFTPHLVPVTRGILTTNHSFLKDDVSAEDVYNLYAEYYKDEPFTQVLKDNKLPLLASVRGSNNCQIGAISVDDVGQLVVIAAIDNLVKGASGQAIQNMNIMFGFDEKDGLRNAGLFP; from the coding sequence ATGAGTAAAATTGATGTAGCAATCATAGGAGCAAGTGGATATACAGGTGGAGAACTAATGAGACTACTCATCAACCACCCAAAAGTAAACATAAAATATGTTACAAGCCGTAAAAATGAAGGAGTAGATGTATCAGCACTACATCCAAACCTAGAAGATGTAGACCTACAATTTTCAAATCCAGAACCAACACAGGTAGATGCAGATGTAGTTTTCAGTGCACTTCCACATGGAGCATCAATGAAGCTTGTACCACAATTTTTAGATAATGGATCAAAAGTAATAGATCTAAGTGGAGATTTCAGATTTTCAGATCCAAAAGTATATGAAAAATGGTACAATATAGAACATATCCACCCAGAACTTGAAGCTGTATTTGGACTTCCAGAAATAAACCGTGAACTAATAAAAGATGCAGACTTAATTGCAAATCCTGGATGTTTCCCAACAGGTGCAATACTATCAAGTCTACCAATAGTAGAAAATGAATTAGTAGACAGAATTGTAATTGACAGTAAAACAGGAGTAAGTGGAGCAGGAGTAAATCCATCACAAACCACACACTATCCTGTATGTGCAGATAACATAAAACCATATGCTATTGCAAGTCACAGACACACACCAGAAATACGTGAACAACTTCATAACTTTGGAAGTGGAGATGTAAAAGTATCATTTACACCACACCTTGTACCTGTAACACGTGGAATACTAACAACAAATCACAGCTTCCTTAAAGATGATGTATCAGCAGAAGATGTATACAACTTATATGCTGAATACTATAAAGATGAACCATTCACACAAGTACTTAAAGATAATAAACTTCCACTACTTGCAAGTGTACGTGGATCAAACAACTGCCAAATAGGTGCAATAAGTGTTGATGATGTAGGACAACTTGTAGTAATAGCAGCAATAGATAACCTTGTAAAAGGAGCATCAGGACAGGCAATACAAAACATGAACATCATGTTTGGCTTTGATGAAAAAGATGGACTTAGAAATGCTGGACTATTCCCATAA
- a CDS encoding ribonuclease HIII: MKSVKLNDYEIERFNTLTKHLNHQKPHQYEAVRINDEGIVLILYNSAKLVYNENKKTLDILSLILNERRYLCSDPKVTTPKNKTSTQDNKLNIENYSNTIGSDETGKGEWYGPLVVCATSTSNHENIQLRKIGVKDSKKLSKNQIFTLYHEIEKIGINYELIALKPFSYNKLYNKFKSEGKNLNHMLAHIHSKCITQLLAKMENTDNTLVIVDKFDYKKMNDYLNVDDKINVVQQSNAERYTPVAAASIIAKYHYEKILKQLDERYNINIKKQQPKDINKEILDKVAKTHFKNVAKYL; encoded by the coding sequence ATGAAATCTGTCAAATTAAATGACTATGAAATTGAAAGATTTAACACACTTACAAAACATCTAAATCATCAAAAACCACACCAATATGAAGCAGTACGTATAAATGATGAAGGAATAGTACTAATACTGTATAATTCAGCAAAGCTAGTATATAATGAAAATAAAAAAACACTCGATATACTTAGTCTTATTTTAAATGAAAGACGCTACCTATGTAGTGATCCAAAAGTAACCACACCTAAAAATAAAACAAGCACACAAGATAATAAACTTAACATAGAAAACTACTCAAATACAATAGGATCTGATGAAACAGGAAAAGGTGAATGGTATGGACCACTAGTTGTATGTGCTACCTCTACATCAAATCATGAAAATATACAACTTAGAAAAATTGGTGTAAAAGACAGCAAAAAACTATCAAAAAATCAGATATTTACACTCTATCATGAAATTGAAAAAATAGGCATAAACTATGAACTAATAGCACTAAAGCCCTTCAGCTACAACAAGTTATATAATAAATTTAAATCCGAGGGAAAAAACCTTAATCATATGCTTGCACATATTCACTCAAAATGTATAACACAACTACTAGCTAAAATGGAAAATACAGACAACACACTAGTTATTGTTGATAAATTTGACTACAAAAAGATGAATGACTATCTTAATGTAGATGATAAAATAAATGTAGTGCAACAATCAAATGCTGAAAGATACACACCAGTTGCAGCTGCAAGTATAATTGCAAAATATCATTATGAGAAAATTTTAAAACAATTAGATGAAAGATATAATATTAACATAAAAAAACAACAACCTAAAGATATAAATAAGGAAATATTAGATAAAGTAGCAAAGACACATTTTAAAAACGTTGCAAAATATCTATAA
- the argJ gene encoding bifunctional ornithine acetyltransferase/N-acetylglutamate synthase, producing MKILEDGICSIKSIKVSGYREGKYGVMVIYHENSTAAAVYTKNKVYAAPIDVTRKHIADGNISAIIVNSGNANCYTKEQGIENANKMAKIAADYLDIKVEDVAVASTGVIGRQMPMDILEPIAIKSLESLDNNREVANNAADAILTTDTVRKECAVEGQLEDGTKFRVAGLCKGSGMIAPNMGTMLGFITTDLEVPRDQLEAMLRESVKRSFNMVVVDGDQSTNDTVILMSTNEVKGEVDDNFKEALDYVCQSLAKQIAKDGEGAKHFLEVECSGARSEDDAITVARSVVSSSLVKSAIFGADPNWGRIITAMGYSGVDFDPDEVSISLIAGENKATIVDCGVVMTYEDPAILENAEAIMKNKDIRINVSLNDGDSTAVAYGCDLTYDYVKINAEYTT from the coding sequence ATGAAAATTTTAGAAGACGGAATTTGTTCAATTAAAAGTATTAAAGTAAGTGGATACCGTGAAGGTAAATACGGTGTAATGGTAATTTATCATGAAAATTCCACAGCAGCAGCAGTTTATACAAAAAATAAAGTATATGCTGCACCTATCGATGTTACACGAAAACATATTGCAGATGGAAATATCTCAGCAATTATTGTAAATAGTGGAAATGCAAACTGTTACACAAAAGAGCAAGGTATTGAAAATGCAAATAAGATGGCAAAAATTGCAGCAGACTATCTTGACATAAAAGTTGAAGATGTTGCTGTTGCATCAACTGGTGTTATTGGACGTCAAATGCCAATGGATATACTAGAGCCTATTGCAATAAAGTCACTTGAAAGTCTTGACAACAATCGTGAAGTTGCAAATAATGCAGCTGATGCTATTCTTACAACAGATACAGTACGTAAAGAATGTGCAGTAGAAGGTCAACTTGAAGATGGTACTAAATTTAGGGTAGCAGGATTATGTAAAGGATCAGGAATGATAGCACCTAATATGGGTACAATGCTTGGATTTATAACAACAGACCTTGAAGTACCAAGAGATCAACTTGAAGCTATGCTACGTGAAAGTGTAAAACGTTCATTTAACATGGTAGTTGTAGATGGTGATCAAAGTACAAACGATACAGTAATATTAATGTCTACAAATGAAGTTAAAGGAGAAGTTGATGATAACTTTAAAGAAGCACTAGACTATGTATGTCAAAGTCTTGCAAAACAAATTGCAAAAGATGGAGAAGGTGCAAAACACTTCCTTGAAGTTGAATGTAGTGGAGCAAGAAGTGAAGATGATGCAATTACAGTAGCACGTAGTGTAGTATCATCAAGTCTTGTAAAATCAGCAATCTTTGGTGCAGATCCAAACTGGGGTCGTATCATTACAGCAATGGGATATTCAGGAGTAGATTTTGACCCTGATGAGGTAAGTATTTCACTAATAGCAGGTGAAAATAAGGCTACAATTGTAGATTGTGGAGTTGTAATGACATATGAAGATCCTGCAATTCTTGAAAATGCTGAGGCAATAATGAAAAATAAGGACATCCGAATAAATGTAAGTCTTAATGATGGAGATAGCACAGCTGTTGCTTATGGATGTGACCTAACATATGATTATGTTAAAATAAATGCTGAATATACAACATAA
- a CDS encoding flavodoxin — protein sequence MSEAIIYYSRTGKTRYVARQIAKKVGADEFEINDLTIRSGLSAYISFAFDKIVQNRTKIEPESVDLTGYDKIYIGSPVWGADIAPAIYEIIDNTDFKGKDVVVFTTFKKSGAERSLSILTNLIQLKGANVIKAFSISSEDLDEFMENTKIAVSKL from the coding sequence GTGTCTGAGGCTATAATTTATTATTCAAGAACTGGAAAAACACGATATGTTGCACGTCAAATAGCAAAAAAGGTAGGTGCTGATGAATTTGAGATAAATGATCTAACAATACGTTCAGGACTATCTGCATATATCAGCTTTGCATTTGATAAAATTGTACAAAATAGGACAAAGATTGAACCTGAAAGTGTTGATCTTACAGGTTATGATAAGATATATATTGGATCACCAGTATGGGGTGCTGATATTGCACCTGCAATCTATGAAATAATAGATAATACAGATTTTAAGGGTAAGGATGTTGTTGTATTTACAACATTTAAGAAATCTGGTGCTGAAAGATCACTGTCAATATTAACAAATCTTATACAACTTAAAGGTGCAAATGTTATTAAGGCATTTTCTATATCATCAGAAGATCTTGATGAATTTATGGAAAATACAAAAATTGCCGTATCAAAACTATAA
- the argB gene encoding acetylglutamate kinase, translating into MNITDVLIEALPYIKKFHDKKIMIKYGGHAMIDENAMSSTARDTVLLKYVGMQPLVVHGGGPEISRSMDKVGKEPKFINGLRVTDAETMDIIKMVLVGKINTEIMSKICLHGGKSLGITGKDSFLVESSKKEPTKVKHDNGEVLEVDLGYVGKIDKINTKLVDDLTSNDYIPVISPIGIDKEGNSLNLNADTVAGSIASAIDAEKLIILTDVPGLLADPDDPESLIRRIRTDELRELIKDGTIAGGMIPKIETCINAVENGVKTAHILDGRLNHSILLEIFTKHGIGTMVRE; encoded by the coding sequence ATAAATATTACAGATGTTTTAATAGAAGCATTACCATACATTAAGAAGTTTCATGACAAGAAGATCATGATTAAGTATGGTGGACATGCAATGATTGATGAAAATGCTATGAGTTCAACAGCAAGAGACACAGTACTTCTCAAATACGTTGGAATGCAACCTCTTGTTGTTCATGGTGGAGGACCTGAAATTTCAAGATCAATGGATAAAGTAGGAAAAGAACCTAAATTTATCAATGGTCTAAGAGTTACAGATGCAGAAACCATGGATATTATTAAAATGGTACTTGTAGGAAAAATCAACACAGAAATCATGTCAAAAATATGTCTCCATGGTGGTAAAAGTCTTGGTATAACAGGTAAGGATTCATTCCTTGTTGAATCATCCAAGAAAGAACCAACAAAAGTTAAACATGACAATGGTGAAGTACTAGAAGTAGACCTTGGATATGTAGGAAAAATTGATAAAATTAACACAAAACTTGTTGATGATCTAACATCAAATGACTACATCCCTGTAATATCACCTATTGGTATTGATAAGGAAGGTAATTCACTTAACTTAAATGCTGATACTGTTGCAGGTTCAATTGCATCAGCTATAGATGCAGAAAAACTCATAATTCTCACTGATGTTCCAGGACTTCTTGCAGATCCTGATGATCCTGAAAGTCTTATACGTCGTATAAGAACAGATGAACTTCGTGAACTAATAAAAGATGGTACAATTGCAGGTGGTATGATTCCAAAAATTGAAACATGTATTAATGCTGTTGAAAACGGTGTAAAAACAGCACATATTCTTGATGGAAGACTTAACCATTCAATACTTCTTGAAATCTTCACAAAACATGGAATTGGAACAATGGTACGAGAATAA